The Comamonas piscis region AGAGCTACGAGATGCTGTTGGTAGCCGCTGCGGTGGTGGGCGTCGGCTCGGCCACCTTCCACCCCGAGGCATCGCGCATTGCGCGCCTGGCATCGGGCGGGCGTTTTGGCACGGCGCAGTCCACCTTCCAGGTGGGTGGCAATACGGGTTCGGCCATTGGCCCGCTGCTGACGGCGGCCATCGTCATTCCCCACGGCCAGCCGGCAGTGGCCTGGTTCATGGTGGTCGCGCTGGTCGCCATCTTTGTGCTGTACCGACTGACCATCTGGGTGCGCCACAACGGCAGCGCCAAGGCCAAGAGCTTGGCCAAGAACCATGCCGGTGAAGGCCTGGACCGCGCAGGCGTGATCCGCGCCGTCACGGTGATCTGCATTCTGATGTTCGCGAAGTTTGTCTATATCGCCTCCTTCACCAACTACTTCACCTTCTACCTGATTGAACGCTTCCACCTGAGCGTGCAAAGCAGCCAGCTGTTTCTGTTCATGTTCCTGGCCGCTGTGGCGGCAGGCACCTTTGCCGGCGGCCCGGTGGGTGACCGCATTGGCCGCAAGGCCGTTATCTGGATTTCGTTCTTGGGTGTAGCGCCATTTGCGCTGGCCCTCCCCTATGTGGGCCTGGTCGGCACCGCCGTCCTGGCCATCGTCATCGGCCTGGTAATGTCATCCGCCTTTGCCGCGCTGGTGGTCTATGCGCAAGAGGCCGTGCCTGGCCGCGTGGGCTTGGTCTCTGGTTTGATGTTCGGGCTGATGTTTGGCATTGGCGGCGTGGGTGCCGCTGGCCTGGGTGAGCTGGCCGATGTGCATGGCATCGTCTGGGTGTATGGCCTCACCTCGTTCCTGCCGCTGCTGGGGTTGGCGACGGCGTTTTTGCCGGATACGCGGAAGAAACGCCAATAAGGTCTTGATGCGCATCCGGCATCAGGTGCGAGGGGCTGGTTGCCCAGCCCCTCACCGCAGGCATTATTCCAAGGGAACGTCGCCCAGCCCCAACAGGTTGCCGTGGCGGTCGCGGACCTGCAGCGCATAAGACCCTCGGTTGCCTACTTGCTGGAACAATGACGCGCGGTAGACCTTGCCGTCGCGGTTCGACACGCAAACGCCTTGTGGGAGAAACCGAGGGTTAGGCCGCGAGCAGCGCACCGTCCCATCGGCACTGAGGGCGTCCTTTCCTTCTACACGCGACAAGGTGACTGCTTCAATCACCCGCTGGTTGCCGCTTTCTGCGTCGAATCGCAGCCACCATTGGCCCAACAGACTTTGCGCATCCAGTAAACCAGGCTCCATGGCCATGCGCAACATTGGCTTGCGCACCTCATCTGGAAACGCTATGCCGCCCTCAATCCGAGATGACGACTGTGCCGTAGGTTCCAGAACCACAAAATCCAGCGTGAGATCACCTACGGCCTGCGCCAATTCGGCGATGGCCGATGGCCCACCCAATGGGCGGCCACCCCGGTATCGGTTCAGGCCAAAACTTGTTTTTCCCCTCTGGTATTCACCGCTTCCCATATGGAAAGTTGGGTCGCCGTTGGGCAGGTAGTTGAACACCTGGGCAAGCGCCATCCCGTTTTGAACATCAATAGCAATACCGCGCCCAGGCTTAAACGTCACTTCGTCCCGAACCAGCCAGGTGCCGCTGCTGGGGGTCAGCGTTGCGCTGCAGCCGGAGATATCTCCAACATATAAATCCTGCCAGTTCGCGCAGGCTGCAATACCCCCGCGATCATCCCCCCCGACTGCAGCCCCGTTGAGCGAATAGGTCTGCTTTACGCCCTGACTGATCACCTCCGCCACACCCACCAAATCGACATTGGCAATGCGCAATCTCATCGACTGAACAAAGGGAAAAGGGTCATTTGGTGTCTGCGTCTCAGTACTTGTGCAGTGGTATTCATCCTTGCCGGTCACCTGCGTGCAATCGAGCGTTTGCCCGGGATAGTCTCTGAGCTCCGAAACCCAGACTTTCCACTGCTTATCCTCCGTCAGCTTGCCCACACTGATGCCAGCAAACCAATGTGGATTCTCGCTGGCATCCAGCATCGTGCTCAGAAAATAACGTGTCTTCCCCTTTTCCCAATAGCGGGATAGGTAGTCCTCGCTTCGCATCTCAAAGCGCTGAATCGCCCGCGCAGGCTCCCCTGGAAACTGCACCGTTCCCTGCAGCCCATTGCTAAAACTGACTGTCACATTGCCTGGCGAGCCAAGCTCTTGCGCATCCCGCGCGTCACTGCCAAAGCTACGTCCCCCTTGGTATTGCATCAGCGGTACGGTGATGGAGTCACCATCCAGTTGCCCTGTGGCCATGTAGAAAGTGGCATCGCCATTCTGCTCGTAGCCAAATACCTGCATAAAGAAAGTATTGCCTTGCACATCAATCGCCAGGCCCCGGCCTGGTTTGCCATCCAATTCCTCGGTAATGGCCCAGGTGCCTGCCTGGGGAGTAAAACTGCGCGCGGCCCAAGTGGCGGTACACGAAACTGCCAAGACGGAAGCCAAAATAGCGGGACGAAGTGCCGGAATACGATATGCCTTTTTCACGTAATCTCCTGGTTTCAAATCAATATTTTTGGGATGCTCCAGCGGCATGCTGATGGACTTCGTACTGCTGAATCGGACAAACACAGACAAACCCAGAAGTTAGCCTCATGCACGTCTGGGCGGAGGCTTGGGCGCCCGAAGGCATCGCCCATATTTCAGGACGATCCGCCTTGTCGGCCAGGGAAGAACTCGCCTACCCGGGAAGCCCCTGCAAACCGGCTGTAGGGGTCTGAATGCGGTCTCTGACGATCCGCGCCCATCCCCTTCAGCAATAGGTTCGCAAGCCAATGCGCAGTGGAAAAATGGCGTCCCCTTCAGCCGCATCAATCATTCGAGATTTGCCCCACACCACGCCAGTTGGCGAATTGGTCTTTCAGCTGAATGGCATCCTCATCGGCTGTAAAGCCATTGAAACGCGCGTACAGGCTGCCTTGGACAACGGCTCTCGTCGCATCCGTATAGAGATTGCAGACATAGCGTGGGACATCGTAAGGATTCTTGGTGCATTGCACCAATCCATCATCGCTGGTAGCAGATGCTTCATTCGTAGATGAAAAACGCACTTTTCGGAGGATGGGTGCATCAGGAGGTACTGCATTTGAAAACGCCATCACCCACTCCCCAGCTAGGCGGCTGAACGGCGTCAACCCTTGTAAATCCAAGCGTTTGACAGGCTTGACTTCTTCACCAGGAAGCTGGAACGTGCCTTCAACATAGGGGGCAAACCTGTCTTCATTTCTGCCTGAGAATTCAATGACAGCGGCCCCAGCCTCTTGGCCATCAGACACCGGGGCGGCAGCAGAAGCTGGCCCGCCTAAATACCGTCCCCTTTGGTAACGCTGGATCGGCACTATTCTCGGGTTAATGGTTCCCGTCACCGGGTTACGACCAATCACTGCGCTCCCCATATGGAACGTGGACCTGCCATCGGGCAGATAATTGAAGATCTGCAGAATCGCCACCTTGTCCTGCATATCGACACTGATGCCGCGCCCCGGTCTACCCGTCAGCTCATCAGCAAACACCCAGGTCCCGTTGGATGGCATTTGCCATTGATCACAGCCTGCAGGCATATACGTATATTCATACATCCCGCACAGAGATACGGCTCCGCCAAGGAAGCCCATTGCGCGCTGCACTCCGGCAATTTCCAGAACATGGCCACTGCTGTTCTTGAGCGTGCCCACGACCTCCGGCCCTATCATCTGAAATTTCAGATCGGTATGCGGGCTTGTTGCTGCATCGCTCACGAGCGCTTGGCAGCTAAATGACTGGACGCCTGACAATCGCTGGCAGTCATACGACGCTCGATACCCGCTAAAGCGTGATGACAAGGAAAGTCGGTAATTTTTCCCCTCTACTTTGCTAAGGCCGGCGCCTAAAAAATCTACAAAATTGCCGCCCTGATCCACCAGCAGCCACTTGCTAGTCTTACCTATATTTTTTGCTTCTGGTGAGGGAGCAAGTACCGCATCATCAAAATCGGGGTCGTTGACCAGAAAGCGCTCGATGGGCTTCTCCTGCTCCCCAGGGAAACGGATCGACCCCAGGATGCCATTTGAGAAGGACACGGTCACCATGCCTGGTGATCCATCTTCCACCGCGTCCTGCGCGCCGCCGCCAAAACTGCGGCCTGCCTTGTAGCGCATAAGGGGTGCCGTAGCGGTAGTGCCATCCATCTGGGCGGTAGCCGTATAAAAAGTGGCATCGCCATTCTGCTCATAGCCAAATACCTGCATGAACAAGGTATTGCCTTGCACATCAATGGCCAAGCCACGGCCCGGTTTTCCGTCAATCTCTTCGCTGACCATCCAAGTTCCCGCTTGCGGTGTAAAACTGCGCGCAGCCCACGTGCCGGAGCAAGAAAGCGCAAGGATGGTAGCCAGAATAGCGGGACGTAATGCAGAAATGCGATTTGCCTTTGTCACATGATCTCCTCGTTTTAAATCAGTATAGATGCAAATAAATTGGAAATCCAAAACTAGAATAACCAAGACCTCCCGCTCCATCTAAAGATTAAACCCCCCCATTAACAACCGTGCAAATCCTCTATTTGTCTCTCTGTATCGCGGGCACTGTATTGCCGCTGTCGCAATTTATTCCATGGCTTTGCGCACATGGCCTGGATGTGCCACTCCTTTTGCAACAGGCCACTTCCAGCCCACTTTCCGCTTTCGCTTGGTCTGACGTTCTGGTGTCCGGCATCACCGTTGCGGTGTTGATCGTGGTGGAGGGAAGAAGGCTTGCCATGCCCAGGCTGTGGCTGCCCGTCTGCTGTCTTGTAGTGGGGCCATCGTTGGCATTGCCGCTGTTTCTTCTGCTGCGCCATCGGCATCTGGCTGCAGTGGGGTCCGCTGAAAAGGAGCCATGCAAGCAATGCCAGAATCCGTCTTGAGGCAACCCCAGCACTGACTGGGGTTCAGACCCTCCGATTCACAGCCCCCATTTAAAAAGCTGCCTTGATGTCCATGAAATCCAGTTTTCTCGCCCTGGCATGGGCAGTTGCCTGCTGTATCGCTGCAGCAGAACCGGCCCCGCTTAGCTTCGTCCGTATCAAAAGCACCTATGGTTCTGCGCAACATGAACCCGCCAGCCTGGTGGCCAGAAATGCGCAAGAACTGGAGGAGCTCGTCCAGCGCCATGGCGCACCTGCTATTCCAAAACCTGGTGCTTTGATTGCGGATGTTCAAAATCACATGGTGATTGGCATATTCCTGGGAGACAGGCCTAGCCCTGGTTACGGCATGTCCGTGCAATCGGTTGAGCAGGTAAATGAACAGCTGGTGGTCACTTACCAAGAGTACATCCCCGATAAGACTGCCGTTCATGCTGCAGCGCTTATGCAGTTGTTTGAGATTATTCAAACACCCCAAACCAGGTTGCCGGTGGTATGCAAAGGGCTGCCTGCCATCAGTATCGATGAGGCCAACCGCAGGTCCCAGTCAAAACAGAAAACCAGCAGTGCTTCATGAGCGCTTGCGCTGACTGAATAGCCAGCAACAGCCTCAAGTGCTGCCTGGCCAACTCCACCCCCACCAGGGTAATCCCGGAAATACAACAAAAAGTTGCAAACGCAATAACTGATGAATAAGATTGAGAATGATTCTTGTTTAATTTTCATAAAACAGTCACTCTCATGTCATACACCAAGCAACGTAGACACCAACCCAACCTGATCGTGATGGCCTTGATGGCGGCAGCCGCCACTGCCAGCGCATCCGCCCAACAAGCCCAAACTACCGAGGCAGCAGCAGCAACTGGCAGCGCTGCCGAGGTAACCGCCAACGCGCCGGTCAACCTGCCCCAGGTAACCGTGCGCGACCGCTATGAGCGCGAGGACCTGCCCGCACTCGCCCCCGGGCGCAAGGCGGCCAAGGGTGCGCGGCTGGGCATTCTGGGGGCGACCTCGATCATGGAGGCACCCGTCCACGTCAATGCCTACACCCGTGAGCTGGCCGAGGACTGGTCGGCGCTGTCGCTGCAGGATGTGCTGGAGAACGATGCGGCGGTGGTCTTCACCACCAACAAGGGCCACTTGCTGCAGAACTTCAACCTGCGCGGGCTGGATGTGACGGCGATGGACATAGCGACCAATGGGCTCTACGGCATTGCGCCGGCCAACTCGGTGCCGATCGAGATGTTTGAGCGGGTCGAGGTGATGCGTGGCCCCAATGTGCTGCTGTCTGGCATGCCACCGCTGGCCAGCGTGGCCGGCTCGGTCAATATGGTGACCAAGCGCGCGCTGGCCCAGCCGATTGCGGATCTGACTGCCACCTATGTCTCTGATTCGTACTACCAACTGCATGCCGATGTGGGCAAGCGCTTTGGGCCTGAGCAGCGCCTGGGCCTGCGCTTCAACGGCGTCTATGGATCAGGGGATATGGGTGCCGAGGATGAAAAGCAAAAGCGCAATGTGGGTGCGCTGGGCCTGGATTACCTGGGTGACAACTTCCGCCTCTACCTGGACCTGTACAACAGCGTCAACAAGATCGATGGCGGCAGCCCTGCGATGTTCAGCTTTTTGGGCAGCGCAGCCATCCCCGGTGTGGGCTATTTGCTGTCGCCGCCCGATGGCGATGTGAACCTGTTCAAGGGCTCGCATGGCAAATACGACAACAGCGGTTTGCTAGCCCGGGCGGAGTTTGATTTCAGCAAAAACTGGCAAGGCTATGTGGCAGCGGGCGGCTCAGAGGCCGAAGGCCAGGGCCTGCTGTTTGGCACGCGCGCCATCGTCACCGGCGCCGATGGCACCACGCGCGGCGCCATCTACAACGTACACACCAAGTCGGAGCGCCGCACGGCCGAGGCTGGTGTCATCGGCAAGTTCGACACCGGCAGCGTGCAGCACCGCCTGCAGCTGTCGTTCAACATCCTCAAGCACAAGGAAGGCACGGTCAACACGGCCTGCAACTACTGCTACACCACCAATATGTACCGGCCGACCGAGCCGACTTTCCCGGCAGCGCCGACTTTCAAGGGCTACGCCACGGAGAATGAATTCCGCTCCATCGCGATTGCCGACACGATGGGCTTTTGGGATGAAAAACTGCTGCTGACCCTGGGCCTGCGCCACCAAACGGTGAAGACCCCGCTGGTCAATGGCGTCGCCTCCAACTACAGCGAAAGCCGCGTCTCGCCGATGGTGGCCGCCGTAGTGCGCCCCTGGGGCGAGAACATTGCGCTGTTTGCCAACTACACCGAAGGCCTGGAGCCCGGCCGCACCGTGGGCACCGGCTTTGCCAACCAGGGCGACACCCTGGCCCCCATGCAAACCAAGCAGGGCGAAGTGGGCGTCAAACTGCAGGCAGGCGAGACCACCCACACCTTCAGCGCCTTCCAGATCAAGAAGCCCTCGGTCATCACCAACAGCGCCAACTTCCAGGTGCTCGATGGCGAGCAGCGCCTGCGCGGCCTGGAATGGAGCGCTTTTGGCAAGCTGAGCGAAACCGTGGCTCTGCTGGGTGGCGTCGAATACATCAAGTCAAAGCAGATCAACACCGGATTGGAGAACTACGGCGTGCCCAAGCTGCGCACCCGCATTGGCCTGGATTGGGACACCCCCGTGCAAGGCCTGTCGGTGGGCGGGCGCTTCTTCCACACCGGCTCGCAATGGGCCGACTCGGGCAACCGCCTGAAAGTGCCGTCCTGGAACCGTCTCGACGCCATGGCCCGCTATGCCACCAAGTTTGGCGCCACCCCCGTGCGCTTTAACGCCAGCGTGGAAAACCTGACCAACAAGAACTACTGGATCGGCATGTTCAACGACGGCTTTGTGATGCCGGGTGCGCCGCGCACCTACCGCTTGTCGGCCACCGTGTCGTTCTGATCGGGAGGTCAATGAACCTGGCCGCCATGGCCAGGGTCCACAAACACCACAGCCCGCTGGCACGTACATGCCAACGGGCTGTTTTTATCAGGGGTGTGACGCGCTTTACTTGGTCAAGATCAGCTTGCCCAGCTTGGTCGCCTGCAAGGTGTAGACGAAGCCGTTATGCGCAATCTGCACCGTCTTGTGGCCGGACAGCAGGCTGGCGCTGTCAACGCTGCGCACTTGCAGATTGGCATCATTAAGCACACGCGGCTGCAAGGCGATGGTAAGGGGCTCGGCATCGGCTTGCGTTTCGCAAACAGA contains the following coding sequences:
- a CDS encoding MFS transporter, producing MTAETATLDPTASIAAPPAADTQQHGFLLPIVGGAALAHLLNDMIQAMLPSIFPMLKANFSLSFGQIGVIALVYQVTASLLQPWIGMYTDKHPKPFLLPSGMGMTLIGIGLLATAQSYEMLLVAAAVVGVGSATFHPEASRIARLASGGRFGTAQSTFQVGGNTGSAIGPLLTAAIVIPHGQPAVAWFMVVALVAIFVLYRLTIWVRHNGSAKAKSLAKNHAGEGLDRAGVIRAVTVICILMFAKFVYIASFTNYFTFYLIERFHLSVQSSQLFLFMFLAAVAAGTFAGGPVGDRIGRKAVIWISFLGVAPFALALPYVGLVGTAVLAIVIGLVMSSAFAALVVYAQEAVPGRVGLVSGLMFGLMFGIGGVGAAGLGELADVHGIVWVYGLTSFLPLLGLATAFLPDTRKKRQ
- a CDS encoding hemin uptake protein HemP, with translation MTPLHAATSARRTLQLRRPAAPQPLDLAATPSVCETQADAEPLTIALQPRVLNDANLQVRSVDSASLLSGHKTVQIAHNGFVYTLQATKLGKLILTK
- a CDS encoding DUF2834 domain-containing protein translates to MQILYLSLCIAGTVLPLSQFIPWLCAHGLDVPLLLQQATSSPLSAFAWSDVLVSGITVAVLIVVEGRRLAMPRLWLPVCCLVVGPSLALPLFLLLRHRHLAAVGSAEKEPCKQCQNPS
- a CDS encoding protease complex subunit PrcB family protein — protein: MSMKSSFLALAWAVACCIAAAEPAPLSFVRIKSTYGSAQHEPASLVARNAQELEELVQRHGAPAIPKPGALIADVQNHMVIGIFLGDRPSPGYGMSVQSVEQVNEQLVVTYQEYIPDKTAVHAAALMQLFEIIQTPQTRLPVVCKGLPAISIDEANRRSQSKQKTSSAS
- a CDS encoding TonB-dependent receptor; translation: MSYTKQRRHQPNLIVMALMAAAATASASAQQAQTTEAAAATGSAAEVTANAPVNLPQVTVRDRYEREDLPALAPGRKAAKGARLGILGATSIMEAPVHVNAYTRELAEDWSALSLQDVLENDAAVVFTTNKGHLLQNFNLRGLDVTAMDIATNGLYGIAPANSVPIEMFERVEVMRGPNVLLSGMPPLASVAGSVNMVTKRALAQPIADLTATYVSDSYYQLHADVGKRFGPEQRLGLRFNGVYGSGDMGAEDEKQKRNVGALGLDYLGDNFRLYLDLYNSVNKIDGGSPAMFSFLGSAAIPGVGYLLSPPDGDVNLFKGSHGKYDNSGLLARAEFDFSKNWQGYVAAGGSEAEGQGLLFGTRAIVTGADGTTRGAIYNVHTKSERRTAEAGVIGKFDTGSVQHRLQLSFNILKHKEGTVNTACNYCYTTNMYRPTEPTFPAAPTFKGYATENEFRSIAIADTMGFWDEKLLLTLGLRHQTVKTPLVNGVASNYSESRVSPMVAAVVRPWGENIALFANYTEGLEPGRTVGTGFANQGDTLAPMQTKQGEVGVKLQAGETTHTFSAFQIKKPSVITNSANFQVLDGEQRLRGLEWSAFGKLSETVALLGGVEYIKSKQINTGLENYGVPKLRTRIGLDWDTPVQGLSVGGRFFHTGSQWADSGNRLKVPSWNRLDAMARYATKFGATPVRFNASVENLTNKNYWIGMFNDGFVMPGAPRTYRLSATVSF